The following DNA comes from Nitrospirota bacterium.
TCCTGAGCAATCTGCCAAACGGCGGATAGAACAGCTCCTTTCTTAACCCTATTTCTTTTTCGTAGAATCCCTGATAATCATGGTTTCTTACGTAGTCAAAAATATAGTGGTGCGGTTCATATGTCTGGATGTATACCTTACCGGCAGCTTCGCCCCTGCCAGCCCTTCCTGCAAGCTGAGTGAAAAGCTGAAACGCCCTTTCTGACGATCTGAAGTCAGGCAGGTTCAATGCGATGTCTGCAAACACAACAGCAGACAGCGTTACTCCGGGAAAGTCATGCCCCTTGGCAACCATCTGAGTGCCCAGAAGCACATCAAGCTTTTTATTTTCCATGTCTTTCACAATCCTGTAATGCGCGAGCTTTTTCCTTGTCGTATCATGGTCCATTCTTTTTAATGAGATTTCCGGGATAAGGCTGTTTAACTCTTCCTCAACCCTCTGCGTACCGATGCCAATGTGTTTTGTTTTAGTGCCTTTGCATTCAGGGCAAACGGCGCGGGGAATTAAAAACGAACCGCAATAGTGGCATTTCAGGGTCTTTGTGTCTTTGTGATATGTGAGAGTGATACTGCACGCAGGGCATTTATAAGTATGTCCGCAGTCCGTGCACATGAGAAACGGCGAATATCCCCTCCTGTTAAGCATTATGAGGGACTGATGACCGCGGGACGCATTATCTTTCATGGCGCATAATAATTTATCCGAAAAAATCCACGTCATTTTATCCGCTTTTGTCATGTCTATGATTTCCACAACCGGCATGGGCTTTTCTTCCACGCGGGATTTAAGCTCCAGATATTTAAACTTACCCTTCTTTGCATTATAAAAAGATTCCAAGGAAGGCGTGGCTGAACCTAAGATTATCTTTAGGCCCTCAAGTTTGGCGCGCGCAAGCGCCACGTCCCTCGCATTGTATTTAAACCCTTCAAATTGTTTATACGAGGTTTCCTGCTCTTCATCAACTACAATAAGCCCTAAGTTTTGAAAAGGCGCAAAAACAGCGCTCCTTACGCCGATGGCAATCCTGACTTCGTTGTTTTTTATCTTCCGCCATTCTGCTAATTTTTCTCCGGGCGTAATCCCGCTGTGAAAAAATGCAACCTCTTTATCAAAGCGGCTCCTGAACCTGTCTATGAACTGCGCCGTAAGGGCGATTTCAGGCACAAGCACAATGGCTTGCTTATCCGCGGGAAGCGCCTCAACCGCCCTGATATAGATTTCAGTTTTCCCGCTGCCTGTAACGCCGTGCAGGAGAAACGCCCCTGACTGCACGCCGTTAATCTCAGTCAGCGCCCTTTTCTGTTCAGGGGTCAGGGTGAAGGTTTTTTCCGTCACTATATTTTCATCATAGGTAATCCTGACTTTGCCGCTTTTCCTGCTGTCAAGAATGCCCTGCGGCACTGCATTTTTAAACGCCAGCCCCGCTGTTGAAAGGTAATACTGCCCGGCCCACTGAATCAGTTTCAGTAAATTTTCAGGGATAAGCGGTTCGTCGTCCAGAACATCCTCAATAGTTTTGAGGGGTATGTCTTTTTTGTCATTGCGGGGAGTTCCGATAATCGGAACTCCCCGCAATGACACCGAAGCGTTTTCTCCAATCCCAACAACTATGCCGGCTTTCTTTGATTTCTTAAACGGCGCAAGCACACGAACACCGGCTTTGATTTTCTGCTTAAGTTCTTCAGGAACTAAATATGTAAACGCCTCCGCGTTTATGGGGAATAAAATATTAACCTGCATCATATGCCTGCCTTCTCAAAATAATACCCTCTCATGTCAAAGGATAACATTTCAAACTGTCTATTTTCCTGATGCGTTTTATGGCAAACAGAGGCAGTGGTTTAACGATTAACCGTAGTTATGCAAAAAAGGTATATTTCAGGCTACTGCCTTAATCTGCTTTTTGCAAAAGATAAAGAAGAGGATACTGGAATATCACGTTTGTCAAGTTCTGACTGGAATTCCCAATAATCAAGATTGCACATTTCAGCGGCTTTTCTGAAGGGAAGCCCTTCCTGAAATTTTTTGACTGCAAGGGCAATTTTTTCTTCAGATAAAGATTTCTTTATGAGCTGTCTTATTGCAGTAGACCTGTCTTCTTCAAGCGCTTTTGCAAACTCATCTATTCCCCTGAGCAATTGCTTTTCCATCATTATATTTGTTCTAATCAACTCTTTAGCTTTTGGCATATTTTTTACCCTCCATTGAATAAAATTCTGCGATTGCTGATGTTATTCTTTTTTCTACGACAAGATTTTTAAGAAAAAACTCATAATCTTCAAATTTCATAATTTTAGACCGAAGTCCTTCAAGGAGAAGGTCGGGAGAGGCGCTTACCTTGATGCCTAAAGACGCTGCAATTTTGCCCAAGCCGTCGTCATTTGTAATTATTTCTAATATTTTCTCCTGCACGGCGGCTGCCATTACTGCCTCATCGCCCGCGGCAAGATTTTTGCTTACCCTCTCTTTTATAAGATTTAATGAAAACTCCTTAACAGCGATGTGCCTGATATTATTATCCTTGATGAAATTTTTAATTACAGTTGCATCAGTTAATGATTTTTCCTCTCCCTTAAGAACAGTCTCGCCGTATACGGTTTCCGGAATAAGAATTTCTCTTTTCAACTTCTTTAGAATTTCAAGGAAATTGATTTTTGCAAGCGATATTAATGTTGAGGTGTCAATAACTGTTTTCATGGATATTATTTTATAATATTTAGTGTGTATTAGTCAAGAAAACATTTGCAGCCTAAATTACATGCGAGGCAGGTCCTTATTCCTTTGTGTTGATGTATATTAAAAATCCAGCGGACTCTTCATCTCTTTTACAGTTTTGCTCGGCATGCAGTGAGTATAAATCATAGTAGTTCTGACGTCACTGTGACCGAGAAGCGTCTGGATTGTCCGTATGTCGTAATTTGCCTGAAGCAAGCAGAAGGAACGGATTGGGGTTAGGTCTTGTTTCTTGCATTTTTAAAGTTTATATAAAGACACTTCCCGCATTTTTGCAACTTAAATCATCTTCAAAAATTCCGCGGCTGCGATTATTCTGACAGACTTGTACTTGCCAATATTCAGCAAATCATTATCTCCACTGACGATAAAATCTGCAGATGAAGCTAAAGCGCAGGCGATGAATTTGTCGTCAGCAGGGTCCCTGCAAACGCCGCTGATTTTATCCGAAATCTCTACAACCTCAAAAAAAGGCAAAACTTCTTCCTCAATAATCATCTTAATCTCCCGACCTGTCAAAGAGAATTTCGGATATTCAAGAACAGTGCGGAATTCTTCAAAGGTTTCTCTTGAAAACACGGGAGCAATCCTGCCCTTTTCCCATAGATCAGCTATTTTTGATAATTCGCCTTTAAAAATCAGGGCTGATACCAGTATGTTGGTATCAAGAACAACTTTTTTTACCGCTTTTTCTTTCTTGCCCAAGCTACTGCCTCATCCACATCTGTCCCGTTAATGCCGAGTTTTTTCATCTTATCCCTTATGCCTGAAAGCGTCATATCCGCAGGGGTTATCCTGACCGGCAGAAGAACTATTTTTCTGTCCTTTACGGAAACGTCAAAGTATTCAGTATTGGGAAACGACTTGACGATTTCCTTGGGTAATGTAAGCTGGTTTTTTGATGTCTTCTTTGCAAGCATGTTTCCTTACCTCCTTACTATAAGGATACATTACTAATCTTAAAAATGCAAATAAACCTCTCTGCAGTCCCGATGTTTCTGTACCGGGCATCTTTATCCCCCCTACCCCTGCCTACCGGCAGGCAAGCTCTTAACTTTTTCTCCTCTTCCACCACTTCTCTATCTCCACTGCAAAGAAAATCACCGATGACAATGCAAGTGTTAGCAGCAGTTCAC
Coding sequences within:
- a CDS encoding UPF0175 family protein: MPKAKELIRTNIMMEKQLLRGIDEFAKALEEDRSTAIRQLIKKSLSEEKIALAVKKFQEGLPFRKAAEMCNLDYWEFQSELDKRDIPVSSSLSFAKSRLRQ
- a CDS encoding putative toxin-antitoxin system toxin component, PIN family; amino-acid sequence: MGKKEKAVKKVVLDTNILVSALIFKGELSKIADLWEKGRIAPVFSRETFEEFRTVLEYPKFSLTGREIKMIIEEEVLPFFEVVEISDKISGVCRDPADDKFIACALASSADFIVSGDNDLLNIGKYKSVRIIAAAEFLKMI
- a CDS encoding AbrB/MazE/SpoVT family DNA-binding domain-containing protein, giving the protein MLAKKTSKNQLTLPKEIVKSFPNTEYFDVSVKDRKIVLLPVRITPADMTLSGIRDKMKKLGINGTDVDEAVAWARKKKR
- the priA gene encoding primosomal protein N' gives rise to the protein MMQVNILFPINAEAFTYLVPEELKQKIKAGVRVLAPFKKSKKAGIVVGIGENASVSLRGVPIIGTPRNDKKDIPLKTIEDVLDDEPLIPENLLKLIQWAGQYYLSTAGLAFKNAVPQGILDSRKSGKVRITYDENIVTEKTFTLTPEQKRALTEINGVQSGAFLLHGVTGSGKTEIYIRAVEALPADKQAIVLVPEIALTAQFIDRFRSRFDKEVAFFHSGITPGEKLAEWRKIKNNEVRIAIGVRSAVFAPFQNLGLIVVDEEQETSYKQFEGFKYNARDVALARAKLEGLKIILGSATPSLESFYNAKKGKFKYLELKSRVEEKPMPVVEIIDMTKADKMTWIFSDKLLCAMKDNASRGHQSLIMLNRRGYSPFLMCTDCGHTYKCPACSITLTYHKDTKTLKCHYCGSFLIPRAVCPECKGTKTKHIGIGTQRVEEELNSLIPEISLKRMDHDTTRKKLAHYRIVKDMENKKLDVLLGTQMVAKGHDFPGVTLSAVVFADIALNLPDFRSSERAFQLFTQLAGRAGRGEAAGKVYIQTYEPHHYIFDYVRNHDYQGFYEKEIGLRKELFYPPFGRLLRIVFSFRNKEGAAKTMKNVAGRIRKIPPAPPLAKGGAGGIEILGPAPAPVEKIRNLWRWHLILKGSASKSLRQKALEILDAVEDIKDMKTDVDVDPVNLM
- a CDS encoding tyrosine-type recombinase/integrase, which encodes MRSFCLLQANYDIRTIQTLLGHSDVRTTMIYTHCMPSKTVKEMKSPLDF